The following is a genomic window from Burkholderia oklahomensis C6786.
TCTCGTTCACATGCGCTTGCATCGCCCATTCGGGTTTGTCGAGGAACACCTTGGCGACCAACCGCTGGGCCGCCGCCAGGTCGGGTAGGCGGGCGTGAATCAAGCTGAACAAATCGGAGTCGATATCCGTACTGGACATGCTCATCGCAGGTATATTGGGAACCGAGCGAGTAGACGGTCGCGATGGCCATGCGGAAATACCCCGCGCATTTTGCATGCTTTCCGCTGACCTCAGGAATTCGTTTATTGTAACTCGTCGGACGGTCGTATGTGTCGGCTCGAAGACCCTGGCGGCAGAAGTTTTGCGAAAGCGCGGGCCCGCGAAGCGTTTGATGGAGACCATATAAGTCATCCGGGTTGCGCAAGCATTACATCTCTATCGCTAAGAGACGGTTTCATAAAGACTGGTCGGCCTGCCGAAGGGTATTCCAGCAGATCAGGCAGCAACCGAGTTTGAGGAACGCGCCATGAATGTCGGCACGGCGCTCGAAACGAATGCGGAGACGACGGAAGTGATGCAGCCAGGCATGCGTGCGTTCGACGACCCAGCGATATTTGTCCAGGCCGCTGCCATGTTCGGTACGGCGCTTGGCGATCACCGGCTCGATGCCGCGATCGCGCAACGCTCGTCGATGTCGCTCGGAGTCGTAACCGCGATCGGCGTAGACCACGCGCGGTCTGCGCAGTGGGTGGCCGCGCAATCCGCGAATCGGCGGAATCGCGTCGATCAGCGGCAGCAATTGCGTGACATCGTTGACGTTCGCCCCGGTCAGGATCGCGGCGAGCGGGGTGCCGTTGGCGTCGGTGACGATGTGGTGCTTGGAACTGGGTCGCGCGCGATCGGTAGGGTTTGGCCCAGTTTTTGGCCTGCCCCAACGGCGCGAATCGATGATGAATCGACGGCGGCTCGCGAGAAGTCGATCTGGTCCGCTGCGCGCAGCTTTGCGAGCAAGTAGCTCGTGCAAGCGATCCCACACGCCGGCTGCTTGCCAATCGCGCAGCCGTCGCCAACATGTCACGCCCGAGCCGCATCCCATCTCGGTCGACAGATCGCGCCAGCGCAGTCCGGTCTTGAGAACGAACAGGATGCCAGTCAGCGCGGCGCGATTCGAAACAGGCAGGCGCGGCCCGGGTTTTTCTCGCGCCGTGGCTTGGGTGGCGGCAGTAACGGCTCAATCAGTGTCCACAATTCATCGTCGATGATCGGTTTGGCCATCTCCTCGGTCTCGGTTGTTCCGATGCCTGAGGTTAACAGCTCACCGCGAAAGTTAACAGCCCCACTTGGCCTTTTTGAAACCGTCTCTTAAGCCCGTGCGGTTTGGCACGTTCGGCCGTTACACGCAGCCCCCTTTACCATCTTCAAGCCCCGAACAACCTTGGAGTTGGATCGCTGATGGTTGCACTTACGGTCAGCGCAATGCCGGGGGGATGCACGATGCTAGGACTATTGAGTCCGAGTGATAAGGAAGTCGTCGCGATTACGACCCACAATCCAGCGAGGTGCTCTCCCGCGGCCACTCCATGTCGCCCCTGATAACGGATCACGGTATTTCTGGGTAGCGGGACCTCTTGGCGACCGCCGGATTTGCTTCGCGCTTGCGCCGAATACTTCGTCGGGCGTAATGCCAAATTCGAGAATGGTTGCGCGTAGCTTGGCAATCACAGCACTCGCTTCTTCCTTCCGTATCGCCTCAGCCTGCTGCTGCAATTGCCGGATTTGGTTTTGTAGCTCTTGAAAAGTCATCACTGTTGGTCCTCGAAGTAGATACCCCGGTTAAGGGAGGCACGGCTACGCCGCAAACCGACGTGACCATTCATTCTAGAACTGCCGAATCGACTCCTGGATCATCATGAACACAGAACAGAACTAGAAACGAATCGCAATTGGCAATCGGAATTTAGAACAATCCGTAGCTCAACATGATAGCTAAGCGACATGACGAATTGAAAATGGGTCGTAAATGCCGTGTCCTTGAATGCATCATAGCGCGACGATTCAAGGCATGGCAAGAGTCTCGCGAAAACTTGATAAGGATAGAAACCTTGTGTCGCTCGGCGCGGCGATTCGCGCTCGCCGCAAGGAGTTGGCGATATCGCAAGAAGCACTGGCCGATTTTGCAGAGATTGACCGCTCGCACATGGGCAAGATTGAACGCGGTGAACGAAACGTTACCGTCATGAATATCGTCCGCATTGCGCGCGCAATGCAACTTCTTCCCTCCGAGCTACTGCGCAACGCCGGTTTGTAGGCGCAAACAACACTAGCGTGCGCCGCCGCCCCCTCCCGCACGGCGGCGGCACAGTTCACAGTTCACAGTTCACAGTTCGAGCGTGAAGATGGACGGACGAACGCGGTACACCATGAATTTCCCGTGGCCGGGGATGTACTCCTGCCGATACGGGTAGCCGTCGCTGCGCGGCATCAGCACGCCCCGCTTCATCAGTGCCTTGGCGACGATCTTGTGATCGAAGCCGGCGCACACGTCCTTGCGGAACACGGCCGCTTCGATCAGGTATTCCGTCTCGACGCTTTCTGCATCGTCGGCGCTCATCTTGCCGCCGAACTCGGCGTAATACTCGCGATCGGAAGCGATGGGCGTGCGGCGCTCGTCGCGCTTCACGTGCTGCTTGAAGCCCGCTCGATGCGGCACGTTGGGCCGATGGTCGTCCTGCGCCCGGTTCATCCACACGAAACGGTTGTCGCCGTGCGCGGCGAGGAAATGCTGTACCTGCCGCACGGCTTCCGCCTCGTCCGAATTGCCGGTCCCGCCACGCAGTTCGAGCCAGCCTTCGAAGCAGCGCCGCGCAGCCTCCACCGCTTCGCCCTGCGGCCAGCCGGTCAGCCCGTGCGCCGTCGCCAGCTCACCGGCCACTGCGACGAGGCAGAACCGCTTAGCGACGCGCGCGACCTGCGAATGCGAGCCGTCCGGCACCCATTGACCGACCAGCTCATCGACGCGGATGCGCAGATGCTCGGCCAGCTCGCCGGCCTGCGACGACGCCCACTCGATGAACGCGGGGCCGGCCGTGCCGTAGTGCATGCCTGCGTGCCTCTCTAGATGCTCGATCAGCGCGGCCGGCGTCGGGAAGCCGTGCAGTTTCTCCACGACGCCCATTTCGCCGACCTCGGCCGGGATCGCGGGCAAACGCACCTCGATACCGCCTTTCATGGGCTTGTTGCCCTCGGCCATCAACGCGGACACGCTCTTTTCGCCGTTCGACAGGAACAGCAGCCGCCACGTCAGTACAGGCTTGGCCGAGCCGCTGCGAGACGCGCGGGCCTTGCCCGACTCATTCGCGAGCATGTAAATCACATCGCCGACCAAACGCGGCTCGACCTGCCCGATTTCGTCGAGGATCAGCAGCGCGTCGCTATGCTGCGTGGCGACGGCTTCGAGCGCGTTGTCGGTCGCCTTCCAGCTGCGCACGTAGTCCGGCGAGCCGAACACGGACGCGGCGATGACGCCGCCCGTGGACTTGCCTTTCGACGTCGTGCCGAGCAAGTGAAACCCGCCCGACTGAAGCCCGGAGAAGTGCAGCAACGGACCAGCGAAGGCCGTAGCAACGCAGAACAGTAGCCGGCTATTGCCGACGCAGTAGGCCGCAACCTCGCGTTGCCAGTCGTCCAGCGTGCCGCGCTCTTTGAACTGGCTCTGGATCGGTGTGTCGGCCTGATAGATCAGCGCCTCTTTGCCGGTGCCGATGACGCGATCGGGCAGCACGAACGCGCCGTGATGCCAGCCGACGCGCGGCACACAGCGCACGCGCTCGTCCGGCTGCGCCATCTGCACATAGTTCGCGATCTGCGTGCGGGCGATCTGCGTGACGCCGAGCTTCACGCCCATATCGAGCAGCATGCGGCGCAGCTCCGTGCCGTCGCCGGCAAAGAGGCCGGCCGGCACCGCCCACCGTTTCAGGATGCCGTCGCGGTCCATGAATTCGAGCAGGTATCCCCATTCGCTGTTCATTTCGTTCCGCGTCTCCGCGATCACGTCGATCCGCGTGCTGACCCAATGCGGCGGAAGCGGATCGCCCTGATTGTTGAAGCCGTGAAACCACACGCCCTTGTCGTCGACGACGAACCGCGACTTGCCGTCCTGCGCGCGGGCCGTTTTCGGGCGCTTGGCGGGCTTCGCGGCGGCTGGAGCGGTCTTGCCCTTGCTGGCATCCGCCGAGCCGGCCGGTGCGAGCGCAGCGCGCACGGCGGCGGCCACCGCATCCGGGCCGAGGTGCGCAGCCAGGTCGTTGAAGTCGGTGCCGGCCGCCGGACGGTTCGGACCGAAGTCGGGCACCGCGACGATGCCGGCGACGGCCGCGGCCGCCGCGCGGGCCTTCGTCACGCCCGGATTGCCCTTTGTCGTGTGGTCGTCATCGGCGCACACGACGATGCGGGCGTCCGGATACTGGCCGCGCAGTGCCGTCGCGACCGCGTGCAGGTTGCCGGCGTCGAACGCGACGGCGGCCGGATAGCCCGTCGCGGCCGCGAGCGTCGCGCACGTGGCGTAACCCTCGCCGACCAGTACCGTGGACGGCGCGGAAGATAGCGGGCCGCCGATCAACGAGAAGCAGCCTGCCTTGCGACCGTTCGGCAGGTAGCGTTTCTGGCCGTCCGTCAGGATGAACTCCAGCGTCCACAGCTTGCCGTCCGCGTCACGCGCCGGGATGACGAGTGCGCCGTCACACGCGGCCGTGCCAATGCACAAGGCGCCGCGATAGACACGCAGCGCGTCGACCGGGATGCGCTTGCGAACGAGGTACGGGTGATCGGCCGGCGCAGGCTCGGCCGCCGACCAGATCGATTCAGCGAGCGCCGACGCGGTTTGCTGTTTCTCGGTCAGTTCGGCCAGCTCGGCCGCTTCGCGGGCCGCGCGCTCGGCTTTCTGCCGCTCGCGCTCCGCTGGATCGACCGGCTTCGCTCGATGCGCACGCGGATCGAAACCGCTTTGTTTGGCAAGGTGAAACAGCGTGTTGATGGTGATTTTGCCGCCCTTGAACGACTTCCACACATCGCGCGCGTCCTTCCCGTTGTAGTTCTGCGCGCCTTGGCTCCATTCGTTCCAGAGGGCGAAGCCCTCCTCGCCAAACTCGGCCTTGAGCGCCATCCCCACCTGACTCCACGTGTCGCGGTCGTCGGGCGGAACATAGCCGAGCGCGACTCTCGCCCGCTCGAATTCGGACATGGGTGCGTTACTCATAGGTTCCCACTAGACGCGCGTCGGTCGCCTTCCGATTAGTAGTCCATATCGGGCAAACAGCTACCCGACGCGCGAAGCATTGAATGATGCGATGCCTAGCGGTGCAGCGTCAGCCGGCCGCGCGAGGCACCGACAGAACCGCCCCGCCGGCCGTGACGTCGTTGCTGTAGACGTAGCGGCCGAGCCGCGACTCGCCGAGTGCGTCGTTGGCCGCCTCCAGCGCCGCGCCAATCGACGGCAGGGACGCACGGAACAGGCTCAGCACAAGCCAGTAGTCGTCATCGGACATGGCCTTGTCGGTCGCCCAATGCAGGCTGTCCAGCAGCTCCATTGCGTCACTGATCTGCGTACCGATACGGTTGCGATCGGGGCGGTTCACCTCGGCCACGAAGTGCGAGGCGAGCGGTTGCACGGCGTTTTTGTTCGTCTTTGCCATGACCGTCTCCTCAGTGCGTTGTACGCGGTTCGCGCATGACCAGACCGAGCGCCGCGAACAGATGCTGTTGCACGCGCCCCATCAGGCCGGCCGCGAACGCTTGGCGGCTGATCGACACGCGGTGCGCGTCGACGTCGCCCGCGTCCTGCATGGCGGCTTCCATACCGCGCGCGAACGCAGCGGCTTGATGCGCCGCGTAGTCGTGCAGCCGCACGTCGCCTTTCAGGTCGAGCCATGCGTCGGCGCAAATCGCGCCCAGGTCGACGGCGAATTGCAGCTCGATCGGTGCGCCGGTATCCAGCGGCGGTGCGTTGTCGAATCCGTCGACAACCGCGGTTCGGATGCGCTGGTCAGTCATGGCACACCTCCGGCTGCGCGGTGCGGCGCATTTCGGCCGAATACCGGCTTGCA
Proteins encoded in this region:
- a CDS encoding IS5 family transposase, with product MPVSNRAALTGILFVLKTGLRWRDLSTEMGCGSGVTCWRRLRDWQAAGVWDRLHELLARKAARSGPDRLLASRRRFIIDSRRWGRPKTGPNPTDRARPSSKHHIVTDANGTPLAAILTGANVNDVTQLLPLIDAIPPIRGLRGHPLRRPRVVYADRGYDSERHRRALRDRGIEPVIAKRRTEHGSGLDKYRWVVERTHAWLHHFRRLRIRFERRADIHGAFLKLGCCLICWNTLRQADQSL
- a CDS encoding H-NS family nucleoid-associated regulatory protein → MTFQELQNQIRQLQQQAEAIRKEEASAVIAKLRATILEFGITPDEVFGASAKQIRRSPRGPATQKYRDPLSGATWSGRGRAPRWIVGRNRDDFLITRTQ
- a CDS encoding helix-turn-helix domain-containing protein — its product is MARVSRKLDKDRNLVSLGAAIRARRKELAISQEALADFAEIDRSHMGKIERGERNVTVMNIVRIARAMQLLPSELLRNAGL
- a CDS encoding DUF927 domain-containing protein, whose amino-acid sequence is MSEFERARVALGYVPPDDRDTWSQVGMALKAEFGEEGFALWNEWSQGAQNYNGKDARDVWKSFKGGKITINTLFHLAKQSGFDPRAHRAKPVDPAERERQKAERAAREAAELAELTEKQQTASALAESIWSAAEPAPADHPYLVRKRIPVDALRVYRGALCIGTAACDGALVIPARDADGKLWTLEFILTDGQKRYLPNGRKAGCFSLIGGPLSSAPSTVLVGEGYATCATLAAATGYPAAVAFDAGNLHAVATALRGQYPDARIVVCADDDHTTKGNPGVTKARAAAAAVAGIVAVPDFGPNRPAAGTDFNDLAAHLGPDAVAAAVRAALAPAGSADASKGKTAPAAAKPAKRPKTARAQDGKSRFVVDDKGVWFHGFNNQGDPLPPHWVSTRIDVIAETRNEMNSEWGYLLEFMDRDGILKRWAVPAGLFAGDGTELRRMLLDMGVKLGVTQIARTQIANYVQMAQPDERVRCVPRVGWHHGAFVLPDRVIGTGKEALIYQADTPIQSQFKERGTLDDWQREVAAYCVGNSRLLFCVATAFAGPLLHFSGLQSGGFHLLGTTSKGKSTGGVIAASVFGSPDYVRSWKATDNALEAVATQHSDALLILDEIGQVEPRLVGDVIYMLANESGKARASRSGSAKPVLTWRLLFLSNGEKSVSALMAEGNKPMKGGIEVRLPAIPAEVGEMGVVEKLHGFPTPAALIEHLERHAGMHYGTAGPAFIEWASSQAGELAEHLRIRVDELVGQWVPDGSHSQVARVAKRFCLVAVAGELATAHGLTGWPQGEAVEAARRCFEGWLELRGGTGNSDEAEAVRQVQHFLAAHGDNRFVWMNRAQDDHRPNVPHRAGFKQHVKRDERRTPIASDREYYAEFGGKMSADDAESVETEYLIEAAVFRKDVCAGFDHKIVAKALMKRGVLMPRSDGYPYRQEYIPGHGKFMVYRVRPSIFTLEL